AGAAATAATTTGTTTTGGTCTTAAGCAGTAAGCCTACGGTGATAAATAGTCCTAATAACAGAAACAGTATTCGCTGCCAATTGAACCAATCAAAAAAATTAGAAAAAAACAATGCTATCTTCTCTCCTATATCATCCATAATATCTTTAAAAACATCATTGGATGCAGCATAAATAATGTAGAATACAACTACTATTACCAATGGTATGATGAGAAACCGAACCACCCTTGAAATAGAATACGAACGGGCAGGCTTAACTTTTGCTTTAGAAAACGTTGCATAGAAAGTTTTACTTATGAGAAAATAATTTGAAAATATAGAACCTGCTGCATACCATACCGAACGATGAACATATTGTATAAAAGCAATCAGCAACAGTAAACTAATACTAAATGCCAGCTTGCTTAGCAATGTATTTTGAATAATAACCGTTGCTATGGTAATTAAATGACCCAACAATAAAAGCTTTACAGTGTTATTGGTACGTGACATAGGATATAAATAAAAAACAGCCGACAAAACAAATCCATCAAAGAACAAAGTATTCAATGCCATTTTTTCTTTCCAGAAAACCATGTTGAACAATAGCGTGCCGATTACTACGAACAATGCTTTTAGAAATTCCTTTTTCATATATTTTATTTTTCCTTTTATACTTTTAATGCCAACAACATTCATTGAACACTTTTAAAAACCTTTTTCAATAACATGACTGCACTTACGGCAGATACTATAATACTTATACAAACACAAACTGTCACTTCTCTAAACTCACCCTTAAATGCGATATAATTAAAAACAGCTGCCAATACCGATAAAAGAAAAGCTGCTTGCAGTATGGTCCTATAAAATCTTTCCTCTCTATAATTCTTTTGATAAAGAATACAGGCGATTATCCAAAGCAAAAAAATAAAGGGCACGGAAAAGAAAAAGGAAAAAAAGATCACTTCAATAAAGGGTATTTGATTACGATCAGTTGATACAGCCAGCCAGCAGATCGCCAAAATACCATTGAATAAAGATGCAATTATCCAAGCTGCTGCTAAGCCTAATGAATATTTAAAAAAATTAATCATAAAAGTACTTTGAATTTCAAAGTGTAAGTACAAAAAAAATTATTTTGAGGCTTTGATCATTTTTTCCAACGCTTCTAAATGAAGGCGAAAGGATTTTTCTCCTGCCTTTGTAACAGCATAAGTAGTATTTGTTTTACGTCCAATAAATCCTTTTTGCACCCGTATCATAGCGTTCTCTTCTAATGTTTTTAAATGACTGGCCAAATTGCCATCTGTTATATCCAATAATTCTTTCAGTTCATTAAAGTTCACCGACTCGTTTACCATCAATGCGCTCATTATACCCAACCGTATCCGGTTATCAAATATCTTATTTAAATTTTCTATTGGATTATTCATGTTCGCTCTCCTCTTTGTAATATAAAATCGTTTTCAGCTTATGCTGCCTTTTCGTTTTTCCACCACATAATTGCACCATAAATTATGTGCAGTAGCCCAAAGCCAATTGCCCAAAATCGCAAACCATAACCCAAATTCCATAAATTAATTACGCCTAATATTATCTCAGCGTAACCCAGGTAGCGTATTTCACCTAATGTATATTTACTGGCATTTACCAATGCTAATCCATAAAAAATTAAACAACCGGGAGCAATTAAACCAACCATTCCTAGCCCTAACATTTTAAATAAAAAGATCGCCCCGGCCAGCAATGGTATAGTGGTATTCCATAATAAGCGCAATGTAGCACCGCCCCATATCGGAATATTTTTCTTCTTGCTATGTAAATAAGTAAATATAAAAGAGGATATAAAAGCAGCAATAAAAGTAATAGCAGCTATCATCAATAAATGTCGCAATTCGTTCAAATAATATTCCGGATGAACATTGCCCGGAATATAATCTGTATTATTCCACTGCAGCAAGCTATTATGCGCAAAATAAGCGCCGCCTAGAGCACAAATACCTGCGGCAATACCGCTTAGTCCGCTCAAGCTGATGAAACGCTCGCTTCGTTCCATCATTTTACGTATATGTTGTAGATCTTCGAGTGATTGTTGATTACTCATAAAAGCACTTTGAATTACAAAGTAAATAAATAGATATGATACTTACAACTTTTTCTTCTTGAAAAATTAAGGTTGACGGATATCCGTCAACCTTTTAACTAACTTATTTATTGGAATCTTTTATAACCCTGCTGATGATCCGTTCATTATTTAGAAGCAGCTCTACAAAATAAACGCCTTTCGATAACCCATTTAAAGAGATGGTTTGTGTAACGGCTGATGTTTGCTTAACAAAAGAAAAGCTTTTCAACGGTTGCATGGCTGCATTGTAGATCGTTACAGCAGCAGTTCCTGTAGCGTCGCTATTATAATCCAATGTAAGACTGGTTGAAAACGGATTTGGATATACATTCAAGGTTGCCTGGTTGTCTGCCAGTATCGCCGGCCTTGCCGTAACGGTTGATTCAATTTTAATATCCACTACACTTATATACCCGAATATACTTCCTGATTTTGCACGGATATCAAAAGTTACCTGCTTTAAACCTGTGAATGTAAAGACAGCTGCTTTGTTATAGTTATTGTTTACAGCGCCGTCATATTCTGTCCAGGTAGTTTGATCAGTACGTTTAATTTGTATAACCCTGTTTGTTGCATCACTTTTTGTTCCCCAGAATTTTATAGTATATGTTTTGGTACTATCTAATCCTGTAAACTGCCATTGCCCGTTGGTAGCACTTGGATCTGCAAAAGCATAATCTGCCGTTGCTGAAACCGGGTAATCATTAACGGTAATGCCGGTAGTAATATTATTTAATCCATTGGCAGAAGTATTAAATGTACCATCGATCCTGTGTACTACTACAAGATTTAAAGTAGTAGATGTATTCGTAGTGGTCTTCGCATTTTGAACACGTGTTCCTTCCCGTGCATCCGTCATATTGTTCCAATAGTTTCCATTTGCATCCGGAGAGCTGGTAAGGTTGGTAGAACCCACATCTATTAAAACCCGTTGAGAAGATACCGTTACTGCTGCATTCACGATCACATTCATAGTGTCTTTTGCTGTAGCATTGGAATTGTCTGTAACCGTTAATTCAAATTGATAAGTACCTTGAACAAGTCCTGTCACAGTTGTTTGTGCAGCAGTAGTATCTGTTATTGTAAAAGTGGTTGGCCCGCTAATTTTTTTCCAACGATACTTACTTATACTTCCATCAGAATCTGTCCCAATGCCTTTCAATGTTATACTGTTTACGGGTAATTGAATCGTAGTATCATTACCGGCCTTTGCTATGGGTGGCGTATTCGTTGCCGCAGTTACAATGGCATTCATCGTATCTTTTGCTGTAGCATTGGAATTGTCTGTTACGGTTAATTCAAATTGATATGTGCCTTGAACAAGCCCTGTTACAGTAGTTTGTGCTGCAGTAGTGTCCGTTATTGTAAAAGTGGTTGGTCCGCTGATTTTTTTCCAACGATACTTACTTATACTTCCATCAGAATCTGTCCCACTGCCTTTTAACGTTATGCTGTTTGCGGGTAATTGAATGGTAGTGTCATTACCGGCCTTTGCTATAGGTGGTGTATTCGTTGCTGCATTTACAATTGCATTCATCGTATCTTTTGCTGTAGCATTGGAATTGTCTGTTAAGGTTAATTCAAATTGATACGTGCCTTGAACAAGCCCTGTTACAGTAGTTTGTGCTGCAGTAGTGTCCGTTATTGTAAAAGTGGTTGGTCCGCTGATCTTCTTCCAACGGTATTTGCTGATCGTTCCATCTGCATCTGTACCGCTGCCTTTTAATGTTATACTGTTTGCTGGCAATTGAATCGTAGTGTCATTTCCGGCCTTTGCTATAGGTGTCGTATTCGTTGCCGCAGTTACAATGGCACTCATCGTATCTTTTGCTGTAGCATTGGAGTTATCTGTTACTGTTAGTTCAAATTGATAGGTGCCTTGAACCAAATTAGTTACAGTGGTTTGCGCTGCTGTAGTATCTGTTATTGTAAAAGTGGTTGGCCCGCTGATCTTTTTCCAACGATACTTACTTATACTTCCATCAGAATCTGTTCCGCTACCTTTTAACGTTATGCTGTTTGCGGGTAATTGAATGGTAGTGTCATTGCCGGCTTTTGCTATAGGTGGGATATTCGTTGCTGCATTTACAATTGCATTCATCGTATCTTTTGCTGTAGCATTGGAGTTATCTGTCACTGTTAGTTCAAATTGATAGGTGCCCTGAACCAAATTAGTTACTGTTGTTTGTGCTGCAGTAGTGTCCGTTATTGTAAAAGTGGTTGGTCCGCTTATCTTTTTCCAGCGGTATTTACTGATGCTTCCATCACTGTCAAAAGATCCATTTCCTTTTAATGTTATGCTACTTGCCGGCAGTTGAATCGTTGTATCATTTCCAGCCTTTGCAACAGGCGGAACATTTGGTGGCATTGTACCTGCAGATGTTATGTTGATATCTACCAAGCTTATATATCCAAACTGGCTTCCCGACTTTACTCGTATATCAAAAGTTACCTGCTTTAAACCTGTGAATGTAAAAACCGCCGCACGATTATAATCCGAATTGGTTGCAGCATCATACTCCGTCCAGGTAGTTTGATCTGTACGTTTAATTTGTATCACACGATTGGTTGCATCACTTTTTGTTCCCCAGAATTTTATAGCATATGTTTTAGTGCTATCTAATCCTGTGAACTGCCATTGTCCGTTAGTAGCACTGGGATCTGCAAAAGCATAATCGATCGTAGCAGATGCAGGATAGTCATTAACCGTAATGCCGGTAGAAACATTATTTAATCCATTAGCGCCGGTATTAAAGGTGCCGTCTATCCTATTAATAACAATTAAGTTTAGAGAAGTAGCATCGTTCTTTGTCGATATCGCATTTTGAATACGGGTGCCGGCACGGCCATCCGTCATATTATTCCAATAATTTCCATTTGCATCAGGTGAGCCGGTGAGATTTGAAGATCCTACATCTATTAATACACGTTGTACTGTAGCTGCAGCACTTACAGTAACAGTTATAGTATCTTTTGCAACAGCATTTGAATTGTCCGTTACTGTTAACTCAAATTGATAAGCACCCTGGACAAGATTTGTTACAGCTGTTTGAGCTGCAGTTGTATCTGCAATAGTAAAAGTGGTCGGCCCGCCGATCTTCTTCCAACGATACTTAGTGATCGTTCCATCTGTGTCGTAAGAAGCGTTTCCTTTAAGCGTTATTGAAGTTGCAGGCAACGTAATAACCGTATCATTTCCTGCTTTAGCAACCGGTGCAATGCCTGCAGGTCCACCGGCCCGGTTACACAAAGAATCTAATATTTTTTCTGCTACCACTCTTGTGAAGAAAATATAATGGCCGGCATTATTCACATGAATGTCATCATAATCATAAGCTGGCACTATCTTACCGTTCGTGTCTGCTACGGTTGTCCAAAAATCAATCGACTTAACACCAAATCGACTTAATGTCCAATCTCGTTGTGCTTTTAAAGAATCACGCTGTGCATCGCTGATATCATTTCTTGGTTGCGATGTAGTTACCCAAACCAGCACATTTTTAGCGCCGGCTAATGCAATAGCACGTTCATAATTTGCTTTTTGTTCCGATAACCAATATCCATTTGCCACATCGTTCGTTGGCAAATTAATGATGATGGCATCAGGATTATATTTTAATGCTGCAGTGATGTTGCGGGCCGTATCAGGTGCAGGACGATTAGCCGGCGGCGTAAGACCTGTAGGGCATAATACCTGGTATGTGGTATAACCGCCTAACGCCAGGTTGATCACCTGGCTTTGTGAATTCTTATTTTTTACATATGCTGTGTAGCGATTCACATAGGAGCTATCGATCGGTGTAGCTCCATTTCCGTAAGAAGTGGAAGAACCCAACACGACTATTGTAAATGGTCGATTACAATTGATGACATCCGTATCTGTAAGTTGATTGGGGTTGCTTTTTTCTGTTATCTGAACAGTATCTTTTTTTACAGCATTTTGATTATCCGTTACCGTTAACTGAAAAAGATAAGTACCCAATTGTAAATTATTAATGGTAGGATTAACCAGTGTCGTGTCGCTTATTGTTACCGAAGGACCGGATATTTTTTGCCAGCGATACGATTCGATATCACCATCACTATCTAAAGAAGCTTTCCCGTTTAACACACCCGAGTTAGCAGGCTGGTATATAGTGGTATCATTTCCTGCATTCGCCACCGGTAATACATTCGCAGCGGGATTTGTTACGGTAATTTTTACCGTATCCGCAGCAGTATTGCCTTGATTATCCGTTACTGTTAGTTTGAATTGGTACACGCCCGCAACCAGGTTGGTGGCCGTTGCAGTAGCGGCAGTACTATTTGCCAAAGTAAATGAAACCGGCCCGCTTACTTTTTGCCATGCATAAGAAGCGATCGTTCCATCAGCATCTGATGAAGCTGTACCATTTAGTGTTGCTTGTTTTACCGGGAATGTTATAGCCTGATCTGTACCTGCATTCGCAACCGGAGGGATTCCGGCAGCTTGTTGCCGATATTGATAGAACCATTGGTATATGGACATAGATGTACCGGACAATTTGAACAAAGAAGGATTATAAATATAGTTCTGTGTTGTATCAACATGCCCACATAAAGAAGTGCTTGGTACACAGGAAACAGTGATCTTAGCAGGGATAGCCGGGTTATAAGAATTAAACTTATTTACATAAGTGGTTCCGCAATCAGTTGGAAGTGCTGTTTGATCGTTTGAATTATGAAGATCCCATAATGCCACGCCGGCATTGGCGGCATTGGACATGGTGTTCATATCCGGCGTTGGATAACAAAATTGCTCCAACGGTAATGCAGCTGCAATTTTTTTTGCATTGGCAGCGCTGCTCATTAAGTATTGCCATGTAGCACGCCCACCATAACTAAAGCCTGTTATATATACTTTGCCTGGATCTATACGATAAGTGGAAGTTTGCTTCAATATATAATCAATAACAAGCCCCGCATCCGAAGCCGGGTATTGATTAATAAACATCGGGCAAATGATAATGTAAGAAAAAGTATCTGTGCCGGATATAAAACTAGAAGGCATTTTGCCTGCATTGATCACCAATGGAATGCCGGCCGCTTTTAATTTTTCCAAATTATTACCGTTAGTATTTCCCAATTGGCTACCACCATGAAAATAGAATATGACCGGGTATTTTTTGTTTGCATTTTGTGGCAGTTGATACCCCGCAGGCAAATACTCGTAATAACCAACAATGTTGGACCCTATAGATGAATTATACTTTGGAGTAAATGTTTGTGCGTTACAAACATTCATAAGTACTCCTATTAAAATAAGAACAGAGAGGCAATTTTTTTTCATCAGCCAATAATTGTTTAATACATTGATTAAAGCATGGCGCAATAATTCATTTGGATTTCCAGGTATCGGATAGCCACATTTACTTGTGGAGAGAGGGGGTAAATTGAGTTGTCGGCAAAGATAACTTTTATTTTTTATAAAGTCAATCGATAAAACGGTCTAACATATTGATAACACGGAGCCTATCCTTTAAAGGAATTCAGCACATCAATCATGTTTTTACAGACCTTTCTTATTTCATCAGCAGTAATAATTAGCGGGGGAACAATTCTCAGGCAATTGGATGCAAACAAGAACCAATCCGTAAAAACTCCGTTTTCAATCAGCTTATCAATTACCTGCTTGTTAAATTCATAATTTTCAAATTCTATAGCGATCATTAAGCCGCAGCCGCGAATGGCTTTTATTGCAGGATGATTGAGCGAGCTGATAAATAATTGTTCTTTTTCTTTTACCTGCTCTATCAATTTTTCTTCCAGCAAAACATTGAAAGCCGCTAATCCGGCAGCACAACAAACCGGGTGACCGCCAAATGTATTGATATGCCCTAACACAGGGTTATCACTCAATGCATCCATTATTTTTTTATCGGCTACAAAAGCCCCCAAAGGCATTCCGCCTCCCAATGCTTTGCCTAATAATAAAATATCAGGCACAATATCAAATTGTTCAAATGCCCATAAAGAACCATTACGACCAAAGCCGCACTGTATTTCATCCAGCACCAATAATGTTCCTGTTTGGGTACAGCGTTTACGCAATGCCGTTATCCATTCCTTTTGCGGAACAACTACGCCGGCTTCAGCCTGTATGGTTTCTGCAATTACGCAGGCTGTTTGTTCGGTTATTTTTTCCAGATCCTCAAATGAATTATAAGTAAGCTGAAGAATACCCGGCAATAAAGGACGAAACGCATTACGCCAATATTCATCGCCCATTATGCTTAATGCGCCTTGCGTACTGCCGTGATAGGATCTTTTAAAAGAGACGATCTCTGTTCTGCCGGCGTAACGTTTTGCCAGCTTCATGGCACCTTCTGTTGCTTCTGCACCGGAAGCTGTATAAAAAACAGCATTTAATGTTTCAGGCAGGTGTTCGGTTAGTGCTTTTGCATAAAGCACTTGCGGACTTTCTATCAATTCGCCGTACACCATTATGTGCATGTATTCATCCAGCTGCTTTTTTATGGCTTCAATTA
The Ferruginibacter albus DNA segment above includes these coding regions:
- a CDS encoding winged helix-turn-helix domain-containing protein, translated to MNNPIENLNKIFDNRIRLGIMSALMVNESVNFNELKELLDITDGNLASHLKTLEENAMIRVQKGFIGRKTNTTYAVTKAGEKSFRLHLEALEKMIKASK
- a CDS encoding PKD domain-containing protein, which gives rise to MNVCNAQTFTPKYNSSIGSNIVGYYEYLPAGYQLPQNANKKYPVIFYFHGGSQLGNTNGNNLEKLKAAGIPLVINAGKMPSSFISGTDTFSYIIICPMFINQYPASDAGLVIDYILKQTSTYRIDPGKVYITGFSYGGRATWQYLMSSAANAKKIAAALPLEQFCYPTPDMNTMSNAANAGVALWDLHNSNDQTALPTDCGTTYVNKFNSYNPAIPAKITVSCVPSTSLCGHVDTTQNYIYNPSLFKLSGTSMSIYQWFYQYRQQAAGIPPVANAGTDQAITFPVKQATLNGTASSDADGTIASYAWQKVSGPVSFTLANSTAATATATNLVAGVYQFKLTVTDNQGNTAADTVKITVTNPAANVLPVANAGNDTTIYQPANSGVLNGKASLDSDGDIESYRWQKISGPSVTISDTTLVNPTINNLQLGTYLFQLTVTDNQNAVKKDTVQITEKSNPNQLTDTDVINCNRPFTIVVLGSSTSYGNGATPIDSSYVNRYTAYVKNKNSQSQVINLALGGYTTYQVLCPTGLTPPANRPAPDTARNITAALKYNPDAIIINLPTNDVANGYWLSEQKANYERAIALAGAKNVLVWVTTSQPRNDISDAQRDSLKAQRDWTLSRFGVKSIDFWTTVADTNGKIVPAYDYDDIHVNNAGHYIFFTRVVAEKILDSLCNRAGGPAGIAPVAKAGNDTVITLPATSITLKGNASYDTDGTITKYRWKKIGGPTTFTIADTTAAQTAVTNLVQGAYQFELTVTDNSNAVAKDTITVTVSAAATVQRVLIDVGSSNLTGSPDANGNYWNNMTDGRAGTRIQNAISTKNDATSLNLIVINRIDGTFNTGANGLNNVSTGITVNDYPASATIDYAFADPSATNGQWQFTGLDSTKTYAIKFWGTKSDATNRVIQIKRTDQTTWTEYDAATNSDYNRAAVFTFTGLKQVTFDIRVKSGSQFGYISLVDINITSAGTMPPNVPPVAKAGNDTTIQLPASSITLKGNGSFDSDGSISKYRWKKISGPTTFTITDTTAAQTTVTNLVQGTYQFELTVTDNSNATAKDTMNAIVNAATNIPPIAKAGNDTTIQLPANSITLKGSGTDSDGSISKYRWKKISGPTTFTITDTTAAQTTVTNLVQGTYQFELTVTDNSNATAKDTMSAIVTAATNTTPIAKAGNDTTIQLPANSITLKGSGTDADGTISKYRWKKISGPTTFTITDTTAAQTTVTGLVQGTYQFELTLTDNSNATAKDTMNAIVNAATNTPPIAKAGNDTTIQLPANSITLKGSGTDSDGSISKYRWKKISGPTTFTITDTTAAQTTVTGLVQGTYQFELTVTDNSNATAKDTMNAIVTAATNTPPIAKAGNDTTIQLPVNSITLKGIGTDSDGSISKYRWKKISGPTTFTITDTTAAQTTVTGLVQGTYQFELTVTDNSNATAKDTMNVIVNAAVTVSSQRVLIDVGSTNLTSSPDANGNYWNNMTDAREGTRVQNAKTTTNTSTTLNLVVVHRIDGTFNTSANGLNNITTGITVNDYPVSATADYAFADPSATNGQWQFTGLDSTKTYTIKFWGTKSDATNRVIQIKRTDQTTWTEYDGAVNNNYNKAAVFTFTGLKQVTFDIRAKSGSIFGYISVVDIKIESTVTARPAILADNQATLNVYPNPFSTSLTLDYNSDATGTAAVTIYNAAMQPLKSFSFVKQTSAVTQTISLNGLSKGVYFVELLLNNERIISRVIKDSNK
- a CDS encoding aspartate aminotransferase family protein translates to MNLRQLFLNHVGQTSTAPLALEIVKAEGTKLYDAKGKEYIDLIAGISVCNVGHRHPKVIEAIKKQLDEYMHIMVYGELIESPQVLYAKALTEHLPETLNAVFYTASGAEATEGAMKLAKRYAGRTEIVSFKRSYHGSTQGALSIMGDEYWRNAFRPLLPGILQLTYNSFEDLEKITEQTACVIAETIQAEAGVVVPQKEWITALRKRCTQTGTLLVLDEIQCGFGRNGSLWAFEQFDIVPDILLLGKALGGGMPLGAFVADKKIMDALSDNPVLGHINTFGGHPVCCAAGLAAFNVLLEEKLIEQVKEKEQLFISSLNHPAIKAIRGCGLMIAIEFENYEFNKQVIDKLIENGVFTDWFLFASNCLRIVPPLIITADEIRKVCKNMIDVLNSFKG